ACCCTCGAGGTGGTATTGGCGGACTCCACGGTCGAGGCTCGCGAGTTCGGCCTCGGCGCGCCCTGCCCCTGGGACTCGTAGCCGCGGAGAGCACGTGCCCTGCGTGGCCAACGCGAGTACGGAGGCGCGGCCGTCGGCCCGGATTCACTGACGAGGCGCGGCCTCCTGACCGGAGTCCGTGGGAACCGGTCGGGTCAATCAGCGGCGTCCATCGCCTGCTGGAGCACCTCCAGGGCGCGGTCGGAGTGGAGGCGCATGTTCAGCTCGGAGCGAACGGTCCGCAGCACCGTCCCGTCGCGGTCGATCACGAACGTGCGCCGCTTGTCCGGAAGGAAGCGTCCCCGCGACACGCCGAAGCTGCGGGCGATGGCGCGGCTCGGGTCGGCGAGCAGCGCGAAGCCCAGGGAATTGGCGTCATCGAACTCGAGTTGCCGATCCACCTGATCGGCGCTGATTCCCACGATGCTGGCTCCGAGTTGGGCGAACTCTGCTGACAGGTCGCGGAAATAACAGCTCTGGCGCGTTCAGCCTCTGGTCATCGCCTTCGCGTAGAAGTACACCACGACGGGCCCCGATTCGAGCAGGTCGCGCAATACCAGCGTGTTGCCGTGCTGGTCCAGCGCCTCGAAGTCGGGCGCCTTGTCTCCCGCCTTCATGTTTGTCCTCTTCCTTCCGCTAACGGGGA
This sequence is a window from bacterium. Protein-coding genes within it:
- a CDS encoding peroxiredoxin, with protein sequence MKAGDKAPDFEALDQHGNTLVLRDLLESGPVVVYFYAKAMTRGUTRQSCYFRDLSAEFAQLGASIVGISADQVDRQLEFDDANSLGFALLADPSRAIARSFGVSRGRFLPDKRRTFVIDRDGTVLRTVRSELNMRLHSDRALEVLQQAMDAAD